A region of the Serinicoccus profundi genome:
GGTGCCAGCGACTAGCGTGTCCGAGGACCGCCAGAGGTGGACGAGGGAGACCCGCATGACCAGCACCACGCTGAGCCCGCAGCAGGAGCGCGAGTTCGAGGAGGTGACCGCGCCGTTGCGCGGCGAGCTCATCGCCCACTGCTACCGCATGCTCGGGTCGGCGGGCGAGGCCGAGGACCTCGTCCAGGAGACCTACCTGCGCGCCTGGCGGTCCTACGACCGCTTCGAGGGTCGCTCCTCCGTGCGCACGTGGATGTACACCATCGCCACCAACTCCTGCCTCACGGCACTCAAGGGTCAGGCTCGGCGACCGCTGCCCAGCGGTCTCGGCCAGCCGCCCGGCGACCCCCGCACCGCGGTCGTCGAGGACCGCTCGCGCGACTGGCTCGAGCCGCTGCCGGACCGCGTGGTCTGGGGGCGCGACGCCGCGACGGTCGACCCCGCCCAGGCCGCGGAGGCCACCGAGAGCACCCAGCTGGCCTTCGTCGCAGCCCTGCAGGAGCTGCCGGCGCTGCAGCGGGCCGTGCTCGTGCTGCGTGACGTGCTGCAGCTGTCGGCGGCCGAGACGGCGCAGGTGCTCGACACCACGGTGGCCTCGGTCAACTCCGCCCTGCAGCGTTCCCGCGTCACCATCGGTGACGGGCTGGAGCGCTCCGGGCG
Encoded here:
- a CDS encoding sigma-70 family RNA polymerase sigma factor produces the protein MTSTTLSPQQEREFEEVTAPLRGELIAHCYRMLGSAGEAEDLVQETYLRAWRSYDRFEGRSSVRTWMYTIATNSCLTALKGQARRPLPSGLGQPPGDPRTAVVEDRSRDWLEPLPDRVVWGRDAATVDPAQAAEATESTQLAFVAALQELPALQRAVLVLRDVLQLSAAETAQVLDTTVASVNSALQRSRVTIGDGLERSGRRVSELTQAERDVFAAFCEAFERYDVPAVVGVMTAQAVWQMPPFDRYYVGPQDIAALIGTQCPASGPRDLRMVPTVANGQPAAGMYLRHEDGGYRAFQLCVVDLQEGRVTGVVGFFSEDAFTRAGLPLVLER